A section of the Leminorella richardii genome encodes:
- a CDS encoding TetR/AcrR family transcriptional regulator, producing MYIDTSRAQSLKDRLLLCAINEFAEYGYEGARVDNIVKAADCSKQTVYHHFGNKENLFIEVLEYTWNDIRQRERELDLSGLEPKQAIERIVDFTWDYYVENPWFLKIVNSENQSKGEHYKKSTHLPHINHAHLQLMASLLEEGKKQKVFKPDIDPLQVNINIAALGAYYLINQHTLGQVYNISMVSPQALDIRRKVIKETIMSWLLQK from the coding sequence ATGTATATTGATACAAGCAGGGCGCAGAGTCTTAAAGACAGGCTTCTTTTATGCGCAATAAATGAGTTTGCCGAATATGGTTATGAAGGCGCTCGAGTAGACAATATTGTAAAAGCGGCAGACTGCAGCAAACAGACCGTTTACCACCATTTCGGCAATAAAGAAAATCTCTTTATTGAGGTACTCGAATACACTTGGAATGATATCCGCCAAAGGGAAAGAGAGTTGGATCTCAGCGGATTAGAGCCTAAGCAGGCAATTGAAAGAATTGTTGACTTTACATGGGATTACTACGTAGAGAACCCCTGGTTTTTGAAGATTGTGAATAGCGAAAATCAGAGCAAAGGGGAGCACTATAAAAAGTCGACTCATCTACCCCACATTAACCATGCACATTTGCAGTTAATGGCCTCTTTGCTTGAGGAAGGAAAAAAGCAAAAAGTGTTTAAGCCTGATATCGATCCGTTGCAGGTAAATATTAATATTGCCGCTCTTGGTGCCTATTATCTTATTAACCAGCATACACTAGGGCAGGTTTATAATATCAGCATGGTTTCTCCACAGGCGTTGGACATCCGACGTAAAGTGATTAAGGAAACCATTATGAGCTGGCTGTTGCAAAAGTAA
- a CDS encoding sugar phosphate isomerase/epimerase family protein: MRDITQRPDLYSINTATLGYNAPLSVIIDACAERGIGAIAPWRRELENVSLNAIASQLSANQMSVSGLCRSTYYTAPSELERRRAIDDNRQALDVAAALNAACYMQVVGGLPQGSKDLHEAREQVKTGIRALLPHSRDVGVPIALEPLHPMTAADRSCLCSLRQALDWCDELDPDGEFGLGVAIDVYHLWWDPDLANQIQRAGKRILAFHVSDWLVPTTDLVNDRGMPGDGVIDIPSIRQWVEGAGYCGAVELEIFSSRWWQQDMNTTLDTSVDRIARYC, translated from the coding sequence ATGAGAGACATTACCCAACGCCCTGATTTATACAGCATCAATACAGCCACACTGGGGTATAACGCCCCGCTGTCGGTCATTATCGATGCCTGTGCAGAACGCGGTATCGGCGCCATTGCCCCCTGGCGCAGAGAGCTGGAAAACGTCAGTCTGAACGCTATCGCTAGCCAGTTATCCGCTAACCAAATGAGTGTCTCCGGCCTGTGCCGCAGTACGTACTACACCGCTCCGTCTGAGTTAGAACGTCGACGCGCCATTGACGATAACCGTCAGGCGCTGGACGTCGCCGCCGCGCTGAACGCAGCCTGCTATATGCAGGTCGTCGGCGGGCTTCCGCAGGGCAGCAAAGATCTGCACGAAGCCAGAGAACAGGTAAAAACAGGCATCCGAGCACTACTTCCACACTCCCGTGATGTCGGTGTCCCTATTGCGCTGGAACCGTTGCACCCGATGACTGCGGCAGATCGCTCCTGCCTGTGCTCGCTGCGTCAGGCTCTAGACTGGTGCGACGAGCTGGATCCGGACGGTGAATTTGGCTTAGGCGTCGCCATTGACGTCTACCACCTGTGGTGGGATCCCGATCTGGCCAACCAAATCCAGCGGGCGGGTAAACGCATTCTGGCATTCCACGTTTCTGACTGGCTGGTACCAACGACCGATCTGGTCAATGACCGCGGCATGCCCGGCGATGGCGTCATCGATATTCCCTCGATTCGGCAGTGGGTTGAAGGCGCTGGGTATTGCGGCGCCGTCGAACTGGAAATTTTTTCGTCCCGCTGGTGGCAGCAGGATATGAATACCACGCTGGATACCAGCGTTGACCGCATAGCGCGTTACTGTTGA
- a CDS encoding 3-ketoacyl-ACP reductase: MKSSKPVAVVTGAARGIGKGCALELARAGFNLLINDRPDDESVMKLAQVSQECQAEGAEVECFPADVADLSQHEAMLNAAQNRWNRLDCLLNNAGISVKRRGDLLDLQPDSFDENIMVNTRAPFFLSQAFSKRLLAQPADEHQHRSIIFVSSINAVMLAMNRGEYTMAKTAVSAAARLFAARLCEAQIGVYEVRPGLIKTDMTIPATAYYDDLIANGLVPQGRWGYPEDIASTVRAMAEGKLIYTCGLPVAIDGGLSMQRF, encoded by the coding sequence ATGAAATCAAGTAAACCTGTCGCTGTCGTCACTGGCGCCGCACGAGGTATAGGCAAGGGCTGTGCGCTGGAACTAGCCAGAGCGGGTTTTAATCTGTTAATCAACGATCGCCCCGATGATGAAAGCGTGATGAAACTGGCGCAAGTTAGCCAAGAATGTCAGGCAGAGGGAGCCGAAGTGGAGTGCTTTCCCGCAGACGTTGCAGACCTTTCACAGCACGAGGCCATGCTGAACGCGGCACAAAACCGCTGGAACCGTTTGGACTGCCTGCTAAACAACGCGGGAATCTCCGTTAAGCGTCGCGGTGACCTGTTGGACCTCCAGCCGGACAGCTTTGACGAAAACATTATGGTCAACACCCGTGCGCCGTTCTTCTTAAGTCAGGCATTCAGCAAGCGCCTGCTAGCGCAACCTGCCGATGAGCATCAGCATCGTTCGATCATCTTCGTTAGCTCCATTAACGCCGTAATGCTGGCGATGAACCGCGGCGAGTACACAATGGCTAAAACCGCTGTCTCCGCTGCGGCTCGACTGTTCGCCGCCCGCCTGTGCGAAGCGCAGATCGGCGTCTATGAAGTCCGCCCTGGCCTTATCAAAACCGATATGACGATCCCGGCTACTGCCTACTATGACGATCTGATCGCTAACGGCCTAGTACCGCAGGGGCGCTGGGGCTATCCGGAAGATATTGCCTCCACCGTGAGAGCCATGGCGGAAGGAAAGCTGATTTACACCTGTGGTCTACCGGTTGCCATCGACGGCGGGCTGAGCATGCAGCGTTTTTGA
- the hybO gene encoding hydrogenase 2 small subunit — protein sequence MIEDNALLPSHGINRRDFMKLCTALAATMGLSANAAAEIAESVSNPQRPPVIWIGAQECTGCTESLLRATHPTVENLVLETISLEYHEVLSAAFGHQVEENKHNAIEKYKGQYVLVVDGSIPLKDNGIYCMVAGEPIIDHIRKAAEGAAAIIAIGSCAAWGGVAAAGSNPTGAVGLQEVLPGKTIINIPGCPPNPHNFLATVAHIITFGKAPKLDSKNRPTFAYGRLIHEHCERRPHFDAGRFAKEFGDEGHREGWCLYHLGCKGPETYGNCSTLQFCDVGGVWPVSIGHPCYGCNEEGVGFHKGIHQLASVENPTPRYAKPDVNNQEGGSVSPTVIGLLGGVVGLVAGVSVMAVRELGRQQKKDDAGSRGE from the coding sequence ATGATAGAAGATAACGCTCTTCTTCCTTCCCACGGTATTAATCGCCGTGATTTTATGAAGCTGTGTACTGCACTGGCCGCCACCATGGGTCTGAGCGCAAACGCAGCCGCTGAAATTGCGGAATCGGTTAGTAACCCGCAGCGCCCTCCGGTTATCTGGATTGGTGCGCAGGAGTGTACGGGATGTACAGAGTCTCTGCTGCGTGCAACGCACCCTACCGTTGAAAATCTGGTGCTTGAGACCATTTCTCTTGAATACCATGAGGTGCTGTCTGCGGCGTTTGGCCATCAGGTGGAAGAAAATAAACACAATGCCATTGAGAAGTACAAAGGCCAGTACGTTCTGGTCGTTGATGGCTCTATTCCGTTAAAAGATAACGGAATTTACTGTATGGTTGCCGGCGAGCCAATTATCGATCACATCCGCAAGGCGGCTGAAGGCGCGGCGGCGATTATTGCTATCGGCTCCTGTGCTGCATGGGGCGGCGTAGCCGCTGCCGGCAGCAACCCTACCGGTGCCGTTGGCCTGCAGGAAGTCCTTCCGGGCAAAACCATCATCAATATTCCTGGCTGCCCGCCGAACCCGCACAACTTCTTGGCGACTGTTGCCCACATCATTACTTTCGGTAAAGCGCCTAAGCTGGATTCGAAAAATCGTCCAACCTTTGCCTATGGCCGCCTGATCCACGAACACTGCGAACGCCGTCCTCACTTTGACGCCGGCCGCTTTGCTAAAGAGTTTGGCGATGAAGGCCATCGTGAAGGCTGGTGCTTATACCATCTGGGCTGTAAAGGGCCAGAGACCTACGGTAACTGTTCAACGCTGCAGTTCTGCGACGTGGGCGGCGTGTGGCCTGTATCTATCGGTCACCCGTGCTACGGCTGTAACGAAGAGGGCGTCGGTTTCCATAAAGGCATTCACCAGTTAGCCAGCGTTGAGAATCCAACGCCGCGCTATGCCAAGCCAGATGTGAATAACCAAGAGGGCGGCAGCGTTTCTCCTACGGTTATCGGCCTGCTCGGCGGCGTTGTCGGGCTTGTTGCTGGCGTAAGCGTAATGGCGGTTCGTGAACTTGGACGTCAGCAAAAGAAAGATGATGCTGGCTCACGGGGAGAATAA
- a CDS encoding LacI family DNA-binding transcriptional regulator, which yields MNEKHGRRITVKDIAKIVGVSATAVSMALNNRGSLTPARREEIKRVAAELGYVPNAGARSLRGSHTRAFGVVINYFNNPFFRDFFTGMEEVTNRIDFSYWVSQTRDDLEKEQEQVRKLAQLGVDGIIILPCSKETSHLTELTSRFNIPLVLISHAIGDLFPAVVADNVVGARMATEHLLAIPNRPVLHIAGPIAAKSGIEHRYQGYCDTMKKADKRFNSDNSVFFVKRLRAEDGYAMMSEILRNYKLPVSLFVVNDETALGVLNYCYHHNLRVPEDISVVGFSDIDLLESLNISLSTVSIPRREMGECAANNLLSQIGFSYQSKTDFITKGSITTLPVSLIIRDSSKII from the coding sequence ATGAATGAAAAACACGGCCGTCGTATTACGGTAAAGGACATTGCCAAAATCGTAGGCGTTTCTGCCACAGCAGTTTCTATGGCGTTGAACAATCGGGGTTCATTAACTCCAGCTCGTCGGGAAGAGATAAAGCGCGTCGCCGCTGAATTGGGCTATGTGCCAAACGCTGGGGCGCGTTCACTGCGGGGCAGCCATACTCGGGCGTTTGGGGTGGTGATTAACTACTTTAATAACCCCTTTTTCCGCGACTTCTTTACCGGTATGGAAGAGGTAACAAATCGGATCGACTTCTCCTACTGGGTATCCCAAACTCGGGACGACTTGGAAAAGGAGCAGGAGCAGGTCAGGAAGCTGGCGCAGCTGGGGGTGGATGGCATCATTATTTTGCCCTGTTCAAAAGAAACCTCTCACCTGACGGAGCTGACTTCCCGGTTTAATATTCCTCTGGTATTGATAAGCCACGCTATTGGTGACCTGTTTCCTGCCGTTGTGGCTGACAACGTGGTGGGAGCAAGGATGGCGACCGAGCACTTGCTGGCCATTCCCAACCGTCCGGTATTGCATATTGCTGGCCCCATAGCGGCTAAGTCCGGTATCGAGCATCGCTATCAGGGATATTGCGATACGATGAAAAAGGCGGATAAGCGCTTTAATTCTGATAACAGCGTCTTTTTTGTTAAAAGACTTCGTGCGGAAGACGGCTATGCCATGATGTCGGAAATACTGCGAAATTATAAATTGCCGGTATCTTTATTTGTGGTGAATGATGAAACAGCATTGGGCGTTTTAAACTATTGCTATCACCATAATCTACGTGTACCAGAAGATATTTCCGTCGTTGGCTTTTCCGATATAGATTTACTTGAAAGTTTAAATATTTCTCTCTCTACGGTCTCTATTCCTCGCCGAGAAATGGGGGAGTGTGCGGCCAATAACTTATTGTCTCAGATAGGATTTTCTTACCAATCAAAAACCGATTTTATAACAAAAGGAAGTATTACAACGCTTCCCGTTTCTCTCATTATCAGGGATTCATCAAAAATAATTTGA
- a CDS encoding enoyl-CoA hydratase/isomerase family protein, with protein sequence MSNQPILFERAAASCRLTLNREDKCHAINEEMIEVLDQYLHEIERDPDIRMVELTATGDKFFCAGGDIISWSAYSPLDMGRKWIKRGNEVFNRLRQLPQLTIAVINGHTIGGGLELALSCDLRIARSTAKFSSPEVTLGMVPGWMGIERLLAQVGPALAKEMLMLGKRLNAEQAKQASLINDIVEKDQVDSWLENKRVEVAKCGPVALAHIKHLILTLENKHSAYEHQLLAALMSATQDCQQATQAFAEKRTLEFQNK encoded by the coding sequence ATGAGTAACCAACCCATTCTTTTTGAAAGGGCGGCTGCCTCATGCCGTCTGACGCTGAATCGCGAAGATAAATGCCATGCGATTAATGAAGAAATGATTGAAGTTTTGGATCAGTATCTACATGAAATAGAACGCGATCCTGATATTCGCATGGTGGAACTCACGGCTACCGGAGATAAATTCTTCTGTGCCGGGGGCGATATTATTTCTTGGTCTGCCTATTCCCCGCTTGATATGGGAAGGAAATGGATAAAGCGCGGTAATGAAGTGTTTAACCGCCTGCGCCAGCTGCCGCAGTTAACCATCGCTGTCATTAACGGACATACCATCGGCGGTGGGCTAGAACTGGCCCTAAGCTGCGATCTGCGCATTGCGCGCTCCACGGCGAAGTTCTCCAGTCCGGAAGTCACCCTCGGCATGGTGCCCGGCTGGATGGGCATTGAACGACTACTAGCTCAGGTAGGCCCCGCGCTGGCAAAAGAGATGCTGATGCTGGGAAAACGCCTTAACGCCGAGCAGGCAAAGCAGGCCTCGTTGATTAACGATATCGTCGAAAAAGATCAAGTAGACAGCTGGCTGGAAAATAAACGGGTAGAAGTTGCCAAATGCGGCCCAGTTGCGCTGGCGCATATCAAGCACCTGATTCTGACACTGGAGAATAAGCATTCCGCCTACGAACACCAGCTCTTGGCTGCATTAATGTCCGCCACTCAGGACTGCCAGCAGGCTACCCAAGCCTTCGCAGAAAAGCGCACGCTGGAATTTCAGAATAAATAA